The genomic segment GAGGTTCGGTGACTGTGCTGACGCTCATCACAAATCCTTTCGTCGTGTCGGAGAGGGACGCCACGGCCTCCAGTCGTGCTCGCAGCCGGGCCGCAAAGGACGGATCCGGTTGTACGGGAAGGTCTTCGGTGGTCAAGACCCGTAGCGGATCGGTCATGAGACACCTCCCTCCGGATAGAGCTTCCTGAAGGCGCGCCGGGCGCGCACAAGTAACGCTTCGGTGGCGTGCACGCTGCGTCCGATCAGCTCGGCGCATTCGGGTACCGAGCAGTCGTCCATGTAGCGCAGCGCAAGCACGATGCGGTGCGGTTCGGGTAAGCGGGCCAGCACGCTTTCGGCGACGATGCGGTCCAGCTGCGCGTCCCACTCGTCGGCCGCCTCCGGTTCCGGCACGTCGGCGACCGGCACGGTGGACCTGGCTGTGCGGCGGCGGTAGTGGTCGGCCAGTTTGTGCCGGGCCACTCCGAGCAGCCAGGGGACGGCCAACGGCGGTGGGGTCGATCGGCGGGCGGCGTCCATTGCGGCCAGGAACGTCTCCGAGGTGAGGTCCTCGGCCGTGGCCGGATCGCCGCACCGGCGGACGAAGTAGCCGTAGACGACCGGTAGTGCGTCGTCGTAGAGCTCTAGCAGCCGGTACGGAGCATCGGGTGGTTCCGGATCCGCACTCACACCCTTATCGTCGTCGCGCGAGGCTCAACTCCGACGCACAATTTTCAGCGATTTCGGCCATCCAGGTCGTCGAGCCCGTGCGCGACGATGTCGAACGCGTCGCCGATTGCCTGCGGCAGCGATACGGTCTCGTCGGCCAGCCAGTGCTCATAGGCCGACAGCGCGACCCCGAGCATCAGCCAGGCGACCGATTGGGGGGCCAGGTCACCGGGTTTTCCGCCGGTGCGTTCGGCCACGAAGTCCGCGACCACACCGCGCCAGCCGGCGTACATGGTCATCGAGTGTGCCTGCAGCTCGGCGGTCTGCAGGATGACCCGCATCCGCTGACGATGCCGCTCGGTCTCGGAGGAGTCAAAAGTGTTGAACGCCAACAATGCTGACCGCAATGCCGAGCTGAGTGGTTCGTCGTTGCCGACCTGGGCGAACAGATCGCGGAAGTGCTGGAGGTGGGTGTCGAAGTCACCCCACGGGATGGCGTTCTTCGAGGGGTAGTACCGGAACAGGGTGCGGCGCGCGATGCCCGATGCCTGGGCGACGTCGTCCACGCTGACCGAGCCGAACCCGTAGTTCGCGAACAGGTCGAGTGCGACGTCGGTGATGTGGTCCTGGGTGGTGGACCGGCGCCGGCCTACGCGGGCGCTCGGAGAACCCCTGGACGAACCCGCAGCAGGACCGCCGCCACCCATCGTCATCGACCCACCTCTTTCTTTTCGGCACTCGATGCCATATTCTTGCGATCTCGATCATAATTGTCGAGAACCTAGGCCGACGAAAGGGTGCTTTTCATGGAGCCGAGCCAGGCAACCGAGACCGAAACCGAACTGGTGACCGAGACGCTGGTCGAAGAGGTCTCCATCGACGGGATGTGCGGGGTCTACTGACCGTGCCCGCCCACGCTGTGGGCGATCCGGCTGTGGCCGGGTCGGCCTTCGACCCGGCACTCAGCTGGCGCCTGCATCCGCAGGTGGCTGTGCGACCGGAGCCCTTCGGCGCGCTGCTGTACCACTTCGGCACCCGGAAGCTGTCGTTCCTGAAGAACCGCACCATCCTCGCCGTCGTGAACTCGCTAGACGAACATCCCGATGCGCGCTCCGCCCTGCGGGCCGCCGGGGTCGACGAGCCCGACGAGGCGCCGTATCTGCATGCGTTGAGCACGCTGGCTACCTCGAACATGTTGACTTGCAAGGATTCCCAATGACTTCGGTGGCACCGGTACCCCGGCTGATCGAGCAGTTCGAGCACGGCCTCGACGCGCCGATCTGTCTGACCTGGGAGCTGACCTACGCCTGCAACCTGGCGTGCGTGCACTGCCTTTCGTCCTCAGGCAAGCGCGACCCCCGCGAGCTGTCCACGGCGCAGTGCAAGGCGATCATCGACGAGCTCGAGCGCATGCAGGTCTTCTACGTCAACATCGGCGGCGGCGAACCCACTGTGCGCCCGGACTTTTGGGAGCTCGTCGACTACGCAACCGAGCACCATGTGGGGGTCAAGTTCTCCACCAACGGTGTGCGCATCACTCCCGAGGTCGCCGCGCGGCTGGCGGCCAGTGACTACGTCGACGTGCAGATCTCGCTGGACGGCGCGACCGCCGAGGTCAACGACGCCGTCCGCGGTCCCGGCTCGTTCGAGATGGCCACCCGCGCGCTGGAGAATCTCGCCGCGGCGGGTTTCAAAGACGCCAAGATCTCGGTGGTGGTCACCCGCCACAACGTCGACCAGCTCGATGAATTCAAAGCTCTCGCCGACCGCTACGGCGCCACCCTGCGCATCACCCGGTTGCGTCCGTCCGGGCGTGGAGCCGACGTCTGGGACGAACTGCACCCGACTCCCGAGCAGCAGGTGACCCTCTACGACTGGCTGGTCGCCAAGGGCGAGGGCGTGCTCACCGGTGACTCGTTCTTCCACCTCTCCGGCCTGGGCGCCCCGGGGGCGCTGGCCGGCCTGAACATGTGTGGTGCCGGGCGAGTGGTCTGCCTGATCGACCCGGTCGGTGACGTCTACGCCTGCCCGTTCGCCATCCACGACCGCTTCCTGGCCGGAAACATCGTGCGCGACAACGGTTTCGACAACGTGTGGAAGAACGCGCCCCTGTTCCGCGAGCTGCGCGAGCCGCAATCGGCCGGCGCGTGCGGCAGCTGCGGGCACTACGACGCCTGCCGCGGCGGCTGCATGGCCGCGAAGTTCTTCACCGGTCTGCCGCTGGACGGCCCGGACCCAGAGTGCGTCGAGGGCTACGGGGTGCCCGCCCTGGCCACCGAGCGGGACAAGCCCCGCCCGAGCGCTGACCACTCTCGCGGCAAGCCGATCATGCTGACCTTATCCACCCGGCCGCCGGCCAAGCCCTGCAACGAAAGTCCGATCTGATTCATGGCACGCGACACCTGGTTCGAAACCGTCGCCATCGCACAGGAGCGCGCGAAAAAGCGTCTCCCCAAGTCTGCGTACGGCGCACTTATCGGTGGCAGTGAGAAGGGCCTCACCGTCAACGGCAACAACGAGGCCTTCAATGAGCTCGGCTTCGCGCCGCACGTCATCGGCGCGCTCGAAAAGCGGGACATGGCAACAACTGTCATGGGCCAGGATGTGTCGCTGCCCGTGCTGATCTCGCCGACCGGCGTGCAGGCCGTCCACCCCGACGGGGAGGTGGCCGTCGCCCGCGCCGCCGCGGCCCGCGGCACCGCGATGGGGTTGTCGTCGTTTGCCAGCAAGCCCGTCGAAGAGGTCGTCGCGGCCAACCCGAAGACGTTCTTCCAGATCTACTGGCTGGGCGACCGGGACGCCATCGCCGCGCGCGCCGAGCGCGCCCGCGCCGCCGGGGCCGTCGGTTTGATCGTGACCACGGACTGGAGCTTCAGCCACGGGCGGGACTGGGGGAGTCCCAAGATCCCGGAGAAGATGGACCTGGCGACCATGGTCAAGATGAGTCCCGAGGTGCTGACCAAACCGCGCTGGTTCTACCAGTGGGCCAAGACCCTGCGACCACCGACGCTGTCGGTGCCGAACCAGGCCGCCCAGGGTGAGGCCGGTCCGGCGTTCTTCGACGCCTACGGCCAGTGGATGGGCACCCCCCCGCCGACGTGGGACGACATCGCCTGGCTGCGCGAGCTGTGGGGCGGTCCTTTCATGCTCAAGGGCGTCATGCGCATCGACGACGCCAAACGCGCTGTGGATGCTGGCGTTTCGGCGATCTCGGTGTCCAACCATGGCGGCAACAACCTCGACGGCACGCCCGCGTCGATCCGGGCGCTGCCTGCCATCGCATCCGCGGTCGGCGACCAGGTCGAGGTGCTTCTGGACGGTGGCGTCCGCCGGGGCAGCGACGTGGTCAAGGCCCTGGCGCTGGGCGCCCGGGCGGTCATGATCGGGCGCGCCTACCTGTGGGGCCTGGCAGCCAACGGCCAGGCGGGTGTGGAGAACGTCCTCGACATCCTGACCGGCGGCATCGACTCCGCCTTGCGTGGGCTCGGCAAGGCGTCCGTCCACGACCTGACCCCGGAGGACATCCTGGTGCCGGACGGCTTCGTCCGGGCGCTCGGAGTGCCAGGCGGCGACGCGCACTAAGGCCGTCACAAGCGGCCTCTGGTACTGGCGTGACTCACGGGACGACGGTGAACGCTCCGGGTGGATCCGGCCGTCCCGATTGCGAAAGAAATCCGTCTTCTCCTCGAACAATTGGCGCACGGCAGGTGAATTCGGCCTACCATCGGCGCGTGGCTTTCCGGAGCGAGCTGGGCAACTCGACATCGAGGCAGCTTCGCGATACCTGGCCCACGATCTTGATCCCGGTCGGTTCCACCGAGCAGCACGGTCCGCACCTGCCGCTGGACACCGACACCCGCATCGCCACCGCGGTCGCCCGGACCGCGACCGAGGACCTCAACGGTCCGCATCAAGATCAGTATCTGCTCGCGCCTGCGATCGCCTACGGCGCTTCTGGCGAGCACGAGGGCTTCGCCGGGACGGTCTCGATCGGCACCGAGGCGCTGACGACCCTGCTGGTCGAGTACGGCCGGTCGGCCTGCGGCTGGGCGCGGCGGCTCGTCTTCGTCAACGGCCACGGCGGCAACCTGGAGGCGATGCGTTCAGCCGTGCGACTGTTGCGGTCCGAGGGCCGCGACGCCGCCTGGTGCCCGTGCCTCGCCGAGGGCGGCGACGCCCACGCCGGCCATACGGAAACGTCTGTATTGCTACATATTTCACCGGCGGATGTCGACACCGACGCCTGGTGTAGCGGGAACAGGGCACCACTGGCTACCCTTTTGCCGCAGATGCGTCACGGGGGGGTGGCTGCGGTGAGTGAGGTGGGCGTGTTGGGTGACCCGACGACGGCGACCCCGGTCGAGGGTGAGCGCATCTTCGCGGAGATGGTCGCCGACTGTTCGCGACGTATCGGCCGGTGGCGCCCGGCCGATGACGGGATGTTGATATGACCCAGCCGCGGTTGCCCGACGGCTTCGCGGTACAGGTCGACCGTCGCGTGCGCACCCTCGCCGAGGGCTCGGCCCTGCTCGGTGGTTCACCGACCCGGCTACTGCGCCTGGCGCCGTCGGCCCAGACGCTGCTCGACGGCGGTCGACTCGAGGTACGCGACGCGGTGAGCGCCCAGCTGGCCCGCACGCTGCTCGACGCCACGGTGGCCCACCCGCGACCGGCCGGCGGCCCATCACACCGCGATGTCACGATCGTCATCCCGGTGCGCGACAACCCATTTGGACTCTATCGCCTGGTCATGTCGCTGCGCGGCATGCGGGTGGTGGTGGTCGACGACGGCTCGCAAACCCCTGTTGCGCCCGACGACTTCGCCGGCGCCCGCTGCGAGGTCGAAGTGCTGCACCACCCGCGCAGCAAAGGCCCCGCGGCCGCCCGCAACACCGGACTGGCTGCCTGCACAACGGATTTCGTCGCCTTCCTGGACTCCGACGTGGTGCCGCGACGCGGCTGGCTGGAGGCCCTGCTTGGTCACTTCTGCGACCCCGCGGTGGCGTTGGTCGCGCCCCGGATCGTCGGGCTCGGCCACAGCGATCAGTTGGTCGCCCGATACGAGGCGGTGCGCTCATCGCTGGACCTCGGCGAGCGGGAGGCGCCGGTGGTGCCCTACGGCCCGGTGTCCTACGTGCCCAGCGCGGCGATCATCGGCAGGCGCTCGGCACTGGTCGAAGTGGGTGGCTTCGACGAGACGCTGCCGTCGGGTGAGGACGTCGACCTGTGCTGGCGACTCATCGAATCGGGCTCCCGGCTGCGCTACGAGCCGATCGCCCTGGTGGCTCACGAGCACCGCACCCAGATGCGGGAGTGGCTGGGCCGCAAGGCATTCTATGGCAGCTCGGCCGCTCCGCTCTCGATCCGCCATCCGGACAAGACGGCGCCGGTGGTGATCTCGGCGTGGAGCCTGCTGGTGTGGTTGCTGATGGCGCTGGGCTCGGTGTCCGGTTATCTGGCCTCGCTGGTGTTCGCCGGGGTCAGCACCCGGCGCACGGCCAAAGCCATGCAGAACACCGACGCCGGGATCTCCGACGTGGTGCTGCTGGCCCTGCGCGGCATCGGTGCCGCCGCGCTGCAACTGTCGGCGGCGGTCTGCCGGCACTATTGGCCGCTGGCCTTGGTGGCGGCCCTGGTGTCCCGGCGGTGCAGGCAGGCGATCCTGGTTGCCGCGGTGCTCGACGGAGTGCAGGACTGGATCCGCCGCAACCGCAGCGCCGACGTCGAAGGCAAGCCGATCGGCCTACTCGCCTACCTGTTACTCAAACGCCTCGACGACCTCGCCTATGGCGCGGGGCTGTGGACGGGTGTGGTCCGCGAGCGCACGTTGCGGCCGTTGAAGCCGCAGATCAAAACCTGACTTGGTGGTCGACCACATAGCGCACAGCGATGTCCTGATCGTCGGTGCCGGCAGCGCCGGATCCGTGCTGGCCGAACGTCTCTCGTCCGACCCGGCGTGCCGGGTCACGGTCGTGGAAGCCGGCCTCGGGCCCGACGAGCCGGGAGTCCGAGAGCTCACCCGCAACGGCTTGCAGTTGCCGATCGGCGCTGCGAGTCCGCTGGCCCAGCGCTATCGCGCGCAGCTGACGGACGAGCCACCCCGCGGCGCCGACCTGGTACGCGGTCTGACCGTGGGGGGCTCCGGCGCAGTCAACGGCGGTTACTTCTGCCGCGCCCGGCCCGCCGACTTCGACGGGCCGGGCGTGCCCGGTTGGTCGTGGGACGAGGTCGTCCCGCACTACCGAGCCATCCAGACCGACCTCGATTTTCCCGACCGCGCCGACGGTGGTCCCATCAGGATTCGCCGCACACATGAACTTGTCGGCAGCACAGCAGCTTTCGTCGACGCCGCCCAGGCCTTCGGGCTGCCCTGGTTGCCCGACCTCAACGCGGAGCCGACCGGGGACAACGCACCGCCCGGGATCGGGGCGGTGCCGCTGAACATCGTCGACGGGGTACGCAGCGGGCCCGGTGCAGCATTCCTGGAACCGGCCATGCCCCGGCCGAACCTGACCGTGCTGCCGCGCACCCGCGTGCTGAGGCTGCGGCTGTCCGGCGGCCGGGTGGTCGGCGTCGAGACCGCGGGTCCGAACGGGGCGGCTGTTCTGGAGGCCGACCGGGTCGTGGTGTCGGCGGGCGCCATCGGATCGGCGCACCTGCTGATGCTGTCCGGAATCGGGCCGGCCGCAGCGCTGGGCGGGCTCGGCATCACGGTAGCGGCCGACCTTCCGGTAGGGCAGCGGACCTGGGACCACCCGGAGTGGGTGCTGCCGACCACGTGGGCCGTCGTCCCGCAGCGGCCGGTGCTCGAGGTGGTGCTGGTGGCCGATGGCGTCGAGATCCGGCCCTATACGGGCGGTTTCATCGCGATGGTCGGTGACGGCACCTTGGGCCGCCCGGACTGGCCGCATCTCGGGGTGGCATTGATGGCGCCGCGTGCCCACGGCCGTGTTTGGTTGGTGTCGGGGGATCCGATGGTTGCTCCGTTGATCGAACACCACTACGACAGCGCCGCCGAGGATGTGGCCGCATTGCGGAGCGGGTGTGAGTATGCCGCCGAGATGCTCGGAACGACAACGCAACTCGGCGAGCCGATGTGGTCGACCTCCCAGCATCTGTGCGGCACCGCCCCGATGGGTGTCGACAGTGATGAACATGCGGTGGTCGACCCGCGATGCCGAGTGTGGGGAATCGACAACCTATGGGTGGTCGACGGCTCGGTGCTTCCCCGCATCACCGGCCGCGGCCCCCACGCGACCATCGCGATGATCGGACACCGGGCGGCCGAATTCGTCTCGGCGGGTTAGGTTTCGCACCAGCCGCAGTTGGCGGCCGTCACGGCCTGGCGCCCACAGGCCGATCAGCACCGCGGCTATCGCGACAAGGATCGAGAGCACGGTGATGGAACTCTGCATCGCGTGCAGGAATGCCGACTTACTGATGTCGGCCAGTTGTGCGCCCACCGGGCCCAGCCGGGTGGACACCGCCAGCGCCTCTGCCAGTGACCCGCCGGCGGCGTCTCGCACCGGAGGCGGGAACGCCCCCAGTTGGTCGCCGAGGCGGTGGGTGTACTGCCCGGCCAATATCGAGCCGGCCAGGGCGATGCCCAGCGCGGCGCCGACTTCCCGGACGGTGTCGTTGACGGCCGAAGCAACACCCTGTTTCTCGTCGGGTGCGGCGTTCATGATCGCCGATGTGGTCGGCGCGGTGCAGAGTCCGATGCCGGTGGCCAGCACGAGTAATGGCCACGCGAGGCCGATGTAGGACGAGTCCACCGTCAGCGTGAGCAGGCATGCGAATCCGGCCGCGATGAAGAGTAAGCCGGTGAAGACAACGACCCGCAACCCCAGTCGCGGCAGATACCAGGAGGCGCTCACTGAGAGCACGGCCATCGGCACCGTGAGAGGCGCCAGGGCCATCGCGGTCTGCAACGCCGAATAGCCCAGGATGAGCTGCGTGTACTGCATGACCAAGTACATGAACCCGAAATTGGCCAGGAAGAACACCGCGATGGCGGCTGCCCCGGTGGCGAAATCGGCTCGGCGGAAGAGGGATACGTCCAGCAATGGGTGACGCCGCCGAACCTCGAACACACCGAAGGCCACCGCCAGCGCCACACCCGCGCACAGGCACCCGATCACCAGCGGATCCGCCCAGCCGCGTTGCGGTGCCTCGACGATGCCGAATACGAGCACCGCGACGGCCCCGCCAATCAGCGCGGCGCCGGGCCAGTCCACCGCAGGGGCATCGGCATCGCGCGAATCGCTGACCGTCCACGTCAGCACGAATAGGGCGAGGCCCGCGCCCGCGAATGCCCAGAAGATCGATTGCCACGGCCAAAAGTGAAGTAGTACACCGGTACCCAACATGCC from the Mycolicibacterium crocinum genome contains:
- a CDS encoding RNA polymerase sigma factor; amino-acid sequence: MSADPEPPDAPYRLLELYDDALPVVYGYFVRRCGDPATAEDLTSETFLAAMDAARRSTPPPLAVPWLLGVARHKLADHYRRRTARSTVPVADVPEPEAADEWDAQLDRIVAESVLARLPEPHRIVLALRYMDDCSVPECAELIGRSVHATEALLVRARRAFRKLYPEGGVS
- the mftR gene encoding mycofactocin system transcriptional regulator (MftR, the mycofactocin system transcriptional regulator, is an uncharacterized TetR family DNA-binding transcription factor. Its role is inferred by context. It occurs as part of the biosynthesis locus for mycofactocin, a partially characterized electron carrier derived from the terminal Val-Tyr dipeptide of the precursor peptide MftA, through a radical SAM enzyme-mediated process.), whose product is MGGGGPAAGSSRGSPSARVGRRRSTTQDHITDVALDLFANYGFGSVSVDDVAQASGIARRTLFRYYPSKNAIPWGDFDTHLQHFRDLFAQVGNDEPLSSALRSALLAFNTFDSSETERHRQRMRVILQTAELQAHSMTMYAGWRGVVADFVAERTGGKPGDLAPQSVAWLMLGVALSAYEHWLADETVSLPQAIGDAFDIVAHGLDDLDGRNR
- the mftA gene encoding mycofactocin precursor MftA (Mycofactocin is a small molecule electron carrier derived from the final two amino acids, Val-Tyr, of MftA, the mycofactocin precursor. It plays a role in redox homeostasis and the metabolism of alcohols and aldehydes in Actinobacteria, including Mycobacterium tuberculosis.), whose protein sequence is MEPSQATETETELVTETLVEEVSIDGMCGVY
- the mftB gene encoding mycofactocin biosynthesis chaperone MftB (MftB, a small protein, is a peptide chaperone that assists the radical SAM enzyme MftC in performing two modifications to the C-terminal Val-Tyr dipeptide of the mycofactocin precursor peptide, MftA. MftB's role is analogous to the role of PqqD in the biosynthesis of PQQ, a cofactor that derives entirely from a Tyr and a Glu in the precursor PqqA.), translating into MPAHAVGDPAVAGSAFDPALSWRLHPQVAVRPEPFGALLYHFGTRKLSFLKNRTILAVVNSLDEHPDARSALRAAGVDEPDEAPYLHALSTLATSNMLTCKDSQ
- the mftC gene encoding mycofactocin radical SAM maturase (MftC is a radical SAM/SPASM enzyme that catalyzes the first two steps in biosynthesis of the electron carrier mycofactocin from the terminal Val-Tyr dipeptide of the precursor peptide MftA.) translates to MTSVAPVPRLIEQFEHGLDAPICLTWELTYACNLACVHCLSSSGKRDPRELSTAQCKAIIDELERMQVFYVNIGGGEPTVRPDFWELVDYATEHHVGVKFSTNGVRITPEVAARLAASDYVDVQISLDGATAEVNDAVRGPGSFEMATRALENLAAAGFKDAKISVVVTRHNVDQLDEFKALADRYGATLRITRLRPSGRGADVWDELHPTPEQQVTLYDWLVAKGEGVLTGDSFFHLSGLGAPGALAGLNMCGAGRVVCLIDPVGDVYACPFAIHDRFLAGNIVRDNGFDNVWKNAPLFRELREPQSAGACGSCGHYDACRGGCMAAKFFTGLPLDGPDPECVEGYGVPALATERDKPRPSADHSRGKPIMLTLSTRPPAKPCNESPI
- the mftD gene encoding pre-mycofactocin synthase MftD (MftD, an enzyme found in the mycofactocin biosynthesis locus, performs an oxidative deamination of 3-amino-5-[(p-hydroxyphenyl)methyl]-4,4-dimethyl-2-pyrrolidinone (AHDP). The resulting compound, now called pre-mycofactocin (PMFT), is a biologically active redox cofactor that can oxidize the non-exchangeable NADH of TIGR03971 family SDR-type oxidoreductases.), which translates into the protein MARDTWFETVAIAQERAKKRLPKSAYGALIGGSEKGLTVNGNNEAFNELGFAPHVIGALEKRDMATTVMGQDVSLPVLISPTGVQAVHPDGEVAVARAAAARGTAMGLSSFASKPVEEVVAANPKTFFQIYWLGDRDAIAARAERARAAGAVGLIVTTDWSFSHGRDWGSPKIPEKMDLATMVKMSPEVLTKPRWFYQWAKTLRPPTLSVPNQAAQGEAGPAFFDAYGQWMGTPPPTWDDIAWLRELWGGPFMLKGVMRIDDAKRAVDAGVSAISVSNHGGNNLDGTPASIRALPAIASAVGDQVEVLLDGGVRRGSDVVKALALGARAVMIGRAYLWGLAANGQAGVENVLDILTGGIDSALRGLGKASVHDLTPEDILVPDGFVRALGVPGGDAH
- the mftE gene encoding mycofactocin biosynthesis peptidyl-dipeptidase MftE, whose translation is MNSAYHRRVAFRSELGNSTSRQLRDTWPTILIPVGSTEQHGPHLPLDTDTRIATAVARTATEDLNGPHQDQYLLAPAIAYGASGEHEGFAGTVSIGTEALTTLLVEYGRSACGWARRLVFVNGHGGNLEAMRSAVRLLRSEGRDAAWCPCLAEGGDAHAGHTETSVLLHISPADVDTDAWCSGNRAPLATLLPQMRHGGVAAVSEVGVLGDPTTATPVEGERIFAEMVADCSRRIGRWRPADDGMLI
- the mftF gene encoding mycofactocin biosynthesis glycosyltransferase MftF (Members of this protein family, MftF, are glycosyltransferases, members of PF00535 (glycosyl transferase family 2). The encoding gene is found as part of the mycofactocin cassette, in Mycobacterium tuberculosis, many other Actinobacteria, and occasional members of other lineages. Mycofactocin itself, a putative redox carrier, is a heavily modified derivative of the C-terminal Val-Tyr dipeptide of the mycofactocin precursor MftA (TIGR03969).); protein product: MTQPRLPDGFAVQVDRRVRTLAEGSALLGGSPTRLLRLAPSAQTLLDGGRLEVRDAVSAQLARTLLDATVAHPRPAGGPSHRDVTIVIPVRDNPFGLYRLVMSLRGMRVVVVDDGSQTPVAPDDFAGARCEVEVLHHPRSKGPAAARNTGLAACTTDFVAFLDSDVVPRRGWLEALLGHFCDPAVALVAPRIVGLGHSDQLVARYEAVRSSLDLGEREAPVVPYGPVSYVPSAAIIGRRSALVEVGGFDETLPSGEDVDLCWRLIESGSRLRYEPIALVAHEHRTQMREWLGRKAFYGSSAAPLSIRHPDKTAPVVISAWSLLVWLLMALGSVSGYLASLVFAGVSTRRTAKAMQNTDAGISDVVLLALRGIGAAALQLSAAVCRHYWPLALVAALVSRRCRQAILVAAVLDGVQDWIRRNRSADVEGKPIGLLAYLLLKRLDDLAYGAGLWTGVVRERTLRPLKPQIKT
- the mftG gene encoding mycofactocin dehydrogenase MftG, which gives rise to MVDHIAHSDVLIVGAGSAGSVLAERLSSDPACRVTVVEAGLGPDEPGVRELTRNGLQLPIGAASPLAQRYRAQLTDEPPRGADLVRGLTVGGSGAVNGGYFCRARPADFDGPGVPGWSWDEVVPHYRAIQTDLDFPDRADGGPIRIRRTHELVGSTAAFVDAAQAFGLPWLPDLNAEPTGDNAPPGIGAVPLNIVDGVRSGPGAAFLEPAMPRPNLTVLPRTRVLRLRLSGGRVVGVETAGPNGAAVLEADRVVVSAGAIGSAHLLMLSGIGPAAALGGLGITVAADLPVGQRTWDHPEWVLPTTWAVVPQRPVLEVVLVADGVEIRPYTGGFIAMVGDGTLGRPDWPHLGVALMAPRAHGRVWLVSGDPMVAPLIEHHYDSAAEDVAALRSGCEYAAEMLGTTTQLGEPMWSTSQHLCGTAPMGVDSDEHAVVDPRCRVWGIDNLWVVDGSVLPRITGRGPHATIAMIGHRAAEFVSAG
- a CDS encoding MFS transporter, giving the protein MDTLIRPDKGTDTRLRDVSTRQRTWTLTVACLGVVLVISSMVALNTALGDIAVTTSATQSQLTWVVDSYTLVLACLLLPAGAIGDRYGRRGALMIGLAIFTLASLAPIVFDAPIQIIAARAIAGAGAAFVMPATLSLLTVVYPKSQRNKAVGIWAAVAGSGAVLGMLGTGVLLHFWPWQSIFWAFAGAGLALFVLTWTVSDSRDADAPAVDWPGAALIGGAVAVLVFGIVEAPQRGWADPLVIGCLCAGVALAVAFGVFEVRRRHPLLDVSLFRRADFATGAAAIAVFFLANFGFMYLVMQYTQLILGYSALQTAMALAPLTVPMAVLSVSASWYLPRLGLRVVVFTGLLFIAAGFACLLTLTVDSSYIGLAWPLLVLATGIGLCTAPTTSAIMNAAPDEKQGVASAVNDTVREVGAALGIALAGSILAGQYTHRLGDQLGAFPPPVRDAAGGSLAEALAVSTRLGPVGAQLADISKSAFLHAMQSSITVLSILVAIAAVLIGLWAPGRDGRQLRLVRNLTRRDEFGRPVSDHRDGRVGAAAGDAGKHRAVDHP